In Carassius carassius chromosome 5, fCarCar2.1, whole genome shotgun sequence, one genomic interval encodes:
- the LOC132140846 gene encoding alpha-crystallin B chain-like codes for MDIAIQYPWFRRSFWPSFFPSRIFDQHFGDPISEADMIPSLYYPRPSFFRWPSWVDSSLSEMKMEKDCFSLNLDVKQFKPEELSVKISGDFIEIHAKHEDRQDDHGFVSREFLRKYRVPAGVDPASVTSSLSSDGVLSVTAPRKHTGGPERSIPITHDDKPAVAGSQKK; via the exons ATGGACATCGCCATCCAGTATCCCTGGTTCCGTCGCTCCTTCTGGCCATCCTTCTTTCCCAGCCGGATCTTTGACCAGCACTTTGGGGATCCCATCTCTGAGGCCGACATGATTCCCTCGCTGTACTACCCGCGACCTTCCTTTTTCCGCTGGCCAAGCTGGGTGGACAGCAGCCTTTCTGAA ATGAAAATGGAAAAGGACTGTTTCTCGCTAAATCTGGATGTTAAACAGTTTAAACCAGAGGAGCTGTCAGTGAAAATCAGCGGAGATTTCATTGAAATTCATGCCAAACATGAGGATCGTCAG GATGATCACGGTTTCGTCTCACGAGAGTTTCTAAGAAAATACCGTGTCCCTGCTGGAGTGGATCCAGCCTCTGTCACTTCCTCCCTGTCTTCTGATGGGGTTCTGTCAGTGACGGCACCGCGCAAGCACACAGGCGGCCCGGAGCGCTCCATTCCCATCACCCATGATGACAAACCCGCCGTGGCTGGGTCTCAGAAGAAGTAA
- the cfap68 gene encoding UPF0686 protein C11orf1 homolog — translation MSNKSKEFSWVANGPPFHHMLRASGQAEVWDDFTDKAKFRQYGWRCSTNEDSYSNATLIGNWSEERFDTRRAVALRRPLPHQFSHYFETTYYSSYKKDGIRPVYTTPKRESRSFPGHQPELDPPQTKSVPNSCYRLDYKGLQRREEIVRETSEPQCGSVAETN, via the exons ATGTCCAATAAAAGCAAGGAGTTTTCTTGGGTGGCAAACGGCCCTCCTTTTCATCACATGCTTCGAGCGTCTGGCCAAGCTGAGGTCTGGGATGATTTTACCGACAAGGCGAAATTTCGTCAGTACGGTTGGCGATGTTCAACGAATGAAGACTCTTATTCAAATGCCACCCTCATTGGGAACTGGTCAGAAGAGAGGTTTGACACTCGCCGTGCTGTGGCGTTACGACGCCCCCTTCCGCATCAG TTCTCCCACTACTTTGAAACCACGTATTATTCCAGCTACAAGAAAGATGGCATTCGGCCGGTTTACACaa CCCCAAAGAGAGAGTCAAGAAGCTTCCCTGGCCACCAACCAGAGCTGGACCCTCCACAAACTAAGAGTGTGCCAAACTCCTGCTACAGACTGGACTATAAAGGCCTTCAACGTAGAGAAGAAATAGTGAGGGAGACTTCAGAGCCTCAGTGCGGGAGTGTAGCAGAGACAAACTGA
- the LOC132140307 gene encoding melanoma-derived growth regulatory protein-like encodes MEKHGANWTLLLVLCGLLPLNTQAGRQMSKLSNKKLCADSECSHPILIARALQDYYPQDCRFIHIHQGQSVYVYAMLKDRGNLFWAGSVQGSYYGEQEARLGYFPSSVVEETHALLPAEVEVQTDKWDFYCY; translated from the exons ATGGAGAAACACGGTGCTAACTGGACCCTTCTCCTGGTGCTGTGTGGCCTCCTGCCACTGAACACTCAGGCTGGCAGGCAGATGTCAAAACTCTCTAACAAGAAGTTATGCGCCGATTCAGAGTGTAGCC ATCCCATTCTCATCGCTAGAGCTCTGCAGGATTATTACCCTCAAGACTGTCGCTTCATTCACATCCACCAAGGCCAGTCTGTCTATGTGTACGCCATGCTGAAAGACCGTGGGAATCTCTTTTGGGCTGGCAGT GTTCAAGGGTCATATTATGGAGAGCAGGAAGCTCGTCTGGGATATTTCCCCAGCAGTGTTGTTGAAGAGACACATGCCTTACTGCCTGCTGAGGTTGAGGTCCAGACTGAT aaatgGGACTTTTACTGCTATTAG
- the bicdl2 gene encoding BICD family-like cargo adapter 2 isoform X1, whose amino-acid sequence MFPFRKENLPSPILEDSFFPFSSSHSSSGHRIMAPTMGADDLLASPQDDSSPTLLEKDLILAAEVGQALLEKNEELATQIEQMEREMEAMQQEKHVLQRRLEVRDLEAGQREAELQADITALRAQLDQKHVQSRDRRREESEQLTQLSSHNQKLVEQLAEAVALEHTLRTELRSLREEMEDTSLSKSISSARLDSLQAENRVMKERCTHMDERLKSAQEDNHRLRSERDGLRERVTELQTSLKDKETELEQEHSTVFQLRTVNRTLQQRVQALGEEASLGEATCFPMSLQSEIQQSQAKETILAHSAILQEKEEEIQRLQKEVQSRETELEGLREEVKPFRSSPGKPTYSALEEEISLARQERDALNQQLLNTIRHKVALSQEVESWQEDMRLVICQQVQLQQKEKENDKERTGLQRGTRTTKSLRLRGEDGRKGFFSSLFGGD is encoded by the exons ATGTTTCCATTCAGGAAGGAGAACCTACCCTCTCCCATCTTGGAGGATTCTTTCTTCCCCTTCTCTTCGTCACACTCTTCCTCCGGTCACCGGATCATGGCTCCCACAATGGGAGCAGATGATCTCCTCGCCTCACCTCAGGATGACAGCAGTCCTACGCTGCTGGAGAAGGACCTGATCTTGGCTGCTGAGGTGGGCCAAGCTTTGCTGGAGAAAAACGAGGAGCTGGCTACTCAGATAGAGCAGATGGAAAGGGAGATGGAG GCTATGCAGCAGGAGAAACACGTGCTGCAGCGACGTCTGGAGGTGCGGGACCTCGAGGCAGGTCAGCGGGAAGCAGAACTGCAGGCTGACATCACAGCGTTGCGTGCGCAGTTGGATCAAAAACACGTTCAGAGTCGTGACCGGCGTCGGGAGGAGAGTGAGCAACTGACTCAGCTGTCCAGCCACAACCAAAAACTTGTGGAACAGCTGGCAGAG GCAGTGGCCTTAGAGCATACTTTGCGTACTGAGCTTCGTTCTTTGAGGGAAGAAATGGAGGATACAAGTTTAAGCAAATCCATAAGCTCTGCCAGACTGGACAGTCTGCAAGCAGAG AACAGGGTTATGAAAGAGCGCTGTACTCATATGGATGAAAGATTGAAGTCAGCTCAAGAAGACAACCACCGGCTGAGATCTGAGAGGGATGGATTGAGAGAGAGGGTGACTGAGCTACAGACCAGTCTGAAAGATAAAGAAACGGAG CTGGAACAGGAGCACAGCACAGTGTTTCAGCTGCGCACGGTCAACCGAACGCTACAGCAAAGGGTTCAAGCCCTGGGAGAAGAGGCCAGTCTGGGGGAGGCTACCTGCTTCCCTATGTCACTTCAGAGTGAGATCCAACAGTCTCAG GCGAAAGAAACCATTTTGGCCCATTCAGCCATTTtgcaagaaaaagaagaagaaattcaGAGGTTACAGAAAGAG GTACAGTCTAGAGAAACTGAATTAGAAGGGCTGAGGGAGGAGGTGAAACCATTTCGTAGCAGTCCTGGCAAACCTACTTACAG TGCCTTGGAAGAGGAGATCAGTCTGGCCCGACAAGAACGTGATGCACTCAACCAACAGCTTCTGAACACTATCAGACACAAGGTGGCACTTTCTCAGGAAGTTGAGTCTTGGCAG GAGGACATGCGTCTAGTGATATGTCAGCAGGTTCAACTacaacaaaaagaaaaggaaaacgaCAAAGAACGGACAGGCCTTCAAAGAGGCACTCGCACCACCAAATCACTGCGTTTACGTGGGGAAGATGGAAGGAaaggatttttttcttctctgtttggGGGAGACTGA
- the bicdl2 gene encoding BICD family-like cargo adapter 2 isoform X2 codes for MFPFRKENLPSPILEDSFFPFSSSHSSSGHRIMAPTMGADDLLASPQDDSSPTLLEKDLILAAEVGQALLEKNEELATQIEQMEREMEAMQQEKHVLQRRLEVRDLEAGQREAELQADITALRAQLDQKHVQSRDRRREESEQLTQLSSHNQKLVEQLAEAVALEHTLRTELRSLREEMEDTSLSKSISSARLDSLQAENRVMKERCTHMDERLKSAQEDNHRLRSERDGLRERVTELQTSLKDKETEAKETILAHSAILQEKEEEIQRLQKEVQSRETELEGLREEVKPFRSSPGKPTYSALEEEISLARQERDALNQQLLNTIRHKVALSQEVESWQEDMRLVICQQVQLQQKEKENDKERTGLQRGTRTTKSLRLRGEDGRKGFFSSLFGGD; via the exons ATGTTTCCATTCAGGAAGGAGAACCTACCCTCTCCCATCTTGGAGGATTCTTTCTTCCCCTTCTCTTCGTCACACTCTTCCTCCGGTCACCGGATCATGGCTCCCACAATGGGAGCAGATGATCTCCTCGCCTCACCTCAGGATGACAGCAGTCCTACGCTGCTGGAGAAGGACCTGATCTTGGCTGCTGAGGTGGGCCAAGCTTTGCTGGAGAAAAACGAGGAGCTGGCTACTCAGATAGAGCAGATGGAAAGGGAGATGGAG GCTATGCAGCAGGAGAAACACGTGCTGCAGCGACGTCTGGAGGTGCGGGACCTCGAGGCAGGTCAGCGGGAAGCAGAACTGCAGGCTGACATCACAGCGTTGCGTGCGCAGTTGGATCAAAAACACGTTCAGAGTCGTGACCGGCGTCGGGAGGAGAGTGAGCAACTGACTCAGCTGTCCAGCCACAACCAAAAACTTGTGGAACAGCTGGCAGAG GCAGTGGCCTTAGAGCATACTTTGCGTACTGAGCTTCGTTCTTTGAGGGAAGAAATGGAGGATACAAGTTTAAGCAAATCCATAAGCTCTGCCAGACTGGACAGTCTGCAAGCAGAG AACAGGGTTATGAAAGAGCGCTGTACTCATATGGATGAAAGATTGAAGTCAGCTCAAGAAGACAACCACCGGCTGAGATCTGAGAGGGATGGATTGAGAGAGAGGGTGACTGAGCTACAGACCAGTCTGAAAGATAAAGAAACGGAG GCGAAAGAAACCATTTTGGCCCATTCAGCCATTTtgcaagaaaaagaagaagaaattcaGAGGTTACAGAAAGAG GTACAGTCTAGAGAAACTGAATTAGAAGGGCTGAGGGAGGAGGTGAAACCATTTCGTAGCAGTCCTGGCAAACCTACTTACAG TGCCTTGGAAGAGGAGATCAGTCTGGCCCGACAAGAACGTGATGCACTCAACCAACAGCTTCTGAACACTATCAGACACAAGGTGGCACTTTCTCAGGAAGTTGAGTCTTGGCAG GAGGACATGCGTCTAGTGATATGTCAGCAGGTTCAACTacaacaaaaagaaaaggaaaacgaCAAAGAACGGACAGGCCTTCAAAGAGGCACTCGCACCACCAAATCACTGCGTTTACGTGGGGAAGATGGAAGGAaaggatttttttcttctctgtttggGGGAGACTGA
- the crfb12 gene encoding cytokine receptor family member B12 isoform X2, which produces MSGGKWNHTQHCTNTAILKCQLTFDGQPNELYFWNYFVRVKTTFKGKSSNWTTTSKSFQPYGDTLLSPPIVKISTEQKSIKINFSHWLELKPEVKPLEYLLYLFESSPAGELKFVAMISTYESPYIFHDVPSGRNYCVSVSATHQQASRDNNFNTTKCIFLLDSTKSFVLVVCIVAMLLITFSTGIFLPFGCFYHMRLQIKNLRIPKPLIVIPGYKRVLKPTPEESQPITVTPPKKEMNAERRFSSSEEDSKDGSVFYQPRENFTLSIASVNPPEQDEEAEASNQYDKYTLANDIEDSEENEISEMDDESMHSGSESESASLCDNTLNNSRSSQILQTVTMNMFVNSEMDSNYAEETLFFSSGSGYEREVPAEEEEDSLFLFDSNSESGYEPRHDMTSIINIQISSI; this is translated from the exons AT GTCTGGAGGAAAGTGGAATCACACTCAACACTGCACGAACACAGCCATACTGAAATGCCAACTGACTTTTGATGGGCAACCTAATGAACTTTATTTTTGGAATTATTTTGTGAgggtcaagacaacatttaaaGGAAAGAGCTCCAACTGGACAACTACATCAAAGTCTTTCCAGCCATATGGAGACA CACTCCTGAGTCCCCCGATTGTAAAAATCTCAACTGAACAAAAGTCCATTAAAATTAACTTTAGTCATTGGCTGGAATTAAAACCAGAGGTCAAACCACTGGAATACCTGCTGTATCTTTTTGAGAGCAGTCCTGCAGGGGAATTAAAg tttGTAGCTATGATATCAACGTATGAATCTCCTTACATTTTTCATGATGTGCCATCTGGCAGGAACTATTGTGTTAGTGTTTCTGCAACTCATCAACAAGCCTCGAGGGACAATAACTTCAACACCACCAAATGTATTTTTCTATTAG ATTCTACTAAAAGCTTTGTGCTAGTGGTGTGCATTGTGGCCATGCTGCTGATTACTTTTTCAACTGGGATTTTTTTGCCTTTTGGTTGTTTTTACCACATGAGGCTTCAAATCAAGAATCTCCGCATTCCAAAACCTTTG ATTGTTATTCCAGGATATAAAAGGGTCCTAAAACCAACCCCTGAGGAATCCCAGCCAATCACAGTGACCCcaccaaaaaaagaaatgaaCGCAGAGAGACGTTTTTCTTCATCCGAGGAAGACTCCAAGGATGGCTCTGTGTTCTATCAACCGAGAGAAAACTTTACATTATCCATCGCCAGTGTCAACCCACCAGAGCAAGATGAGGAGGCTGAGGCATCAAATCAGTATGATAAGTACACACTGGCTAATGATATAGAAGATAGTGAAGAAAATGAAATATCTGAAATGGATGATGAAAGTATGCATTCAGGTAGTGAGTCTGAATCAGCATCTCTCTGTGATAATACTTTAAACAATTCAAGATCATCCCAAATACTACAAACGGTTACCATGAACATGTTTGTAAACTCAGAGATGGATAGCAATTATGCAGAagaaactcttttcttttcttctggcAGTGGCTATGAAAGAGAAGTCCCtgctgaagaggaggaggatAGCTTATTTTTGTTTGATTCTAACTCAGAGAGTGGTTATGAACCAAGACATGATATGACAAGCATTATAAACATCCAAATCTCTAGTATCTAA
- the crfb12 gene encoding cytokine receptor family member B12 isoform X1 — MTRFLVCMFTLLHICLKPSKAILSPPKNLTVRLLDFKAIAEWLPGQGNPLDTRYTLEFITAQKMSGGKWNHTQHCTNTAILKCQLTFDGQPNELYFWNYFVRVKTTFKGKSSNWTTTSKSFQPYGDTLLSPPIVKISTEQKSIKINFSHWLELKPEVKPLEYLLYLFESSPAGELKFVAMISTYESPYIFHDVPSGRNYCVSVSATHQQASRDNNFNTTKCIFLLDSTKSFVLVVCIVAMLLITFSTGIFLPFGCFYHMRLQIKNLRIPKPLIVIPGYKRVLKPTPEESQPITVTPPKKEMNAERRFSSSEEDSKDGSVFYQPRENFTLSIASVNPPEQDEEAEASNQYDKYTLANDIEDSEENEISEMDDESMHSGSESESASLCDNTLNNSRSSQILQTVTMNMFVNSEMDSNYAEETLFFSSGSGYEREVPAEEEEDSLFLFDSNSESGYEPRHDMTSIINIQISSI; from the exons ATGACCCGCTTTCTAGTCTGCATGTTCACTTTGCTTCATATATGTCTGAAGCCATCTAAAG caATTCTTTCTCCTCCAAAGAATCTGACTGTGAGATTATTGGATTTTAAGGCTATAGCTGAATGGCTTCCTGGACAAGGAAATCCTCTAGATACCAGATACACCTTGGAGTTTATAACTGCACAAAAAAT GTCTGGAGGAAAGTGGAATCACACTCAACACTGCACGAACACAGCCATACTGAAATGCCAACTGACTTTTGATGGGCAACCTAATGAACTTTATTTTTGGAATTATTTTGTGAgggtcaagacaacatttaaaGGAAAGAGCTCCAACTGGACAACTACATCAAAGTCTTTCCAGCCATATGGAGACA CACTCCTGAGTCCCCCGATTGTAAAAATCTCAACTGAACAAAAGTCCATTAAAATTAACTTTAGTCATTGGCTGGAATTAAAACCAGAGGTCAAACCACTGGAATACCTGCTGTATCTTTTTGAGAGCAGTCCTGCAGGGGAATTAAAg tttGTAGCTATGATATCAACGTATGAATCTCCTTACATTTTTCATGATGTGCCATCTGGCAGGAACTATTGTGTTAGTGTTTCTGCAACTCATCAACAAGCCTCGAGGGACAATAACTTCAACACCACCAAATGTATTTTTCTATTAG ATTCTACTAAAAGCTTTGTGCTAGTGGTGTGCATTGTGGCCATGCTGCTGATTACTTTTTCAACTGGGATTTTTTTGCCTTTTGGTTGTTTTTACCACATGAGGCTTCAAATCAAGAATCTCCGCATTCCAAAACCTTTG ATTGTTATTCCAGGATATAAAAGGGTCCTAAAACCAACCCCTGAGGAATCCCAGCCAATCACAGTGACCCcaccaaaaaaagaaatgaaCGCAGAGAGACGTTTTTCTTCATCCGAGGAAGACTCCAAGGATGGCTCTGTGTTCTATCAACCGAGAGAAAACTTTACATTATCCATCGCCAGTGTCAACCCACCAGAGCAAGATGAGGAGGCTGAGGCATCAAATCAGTATGATAAGTACACACTGGCTAATGATATAGAAGATAGTGAAGAAAATGAAATATCTGAAATGGATGATGAAAGTATGCATTCAGGTAGTGAGTCTGAATCAGCATCTCTCTGTGATAATACTTTAAACAATTCAAGATCATCCCAAATACTACAAACGGTTACCATGAACATGTTTGTAAACTCAGAGATGGATAGCAATTATGCAGAagaaactcttttcttttcttctggcAGTGGCTATGAAAGAGAAGTCCCtgctgaagaggaggaggatAGCTTATTTTTGTTTGATTCTAACTCAGAGAGTGGTTATGAACCAAGACATGATATGACAAGCATTATAAACATCCAAATCTCTAGTATCTAA